Below is a genomic region from Fibrobacter sp. UWP2.
GCAGTTGTAAATCGCCTGTTCCACATATTCGGCCGTGCGTATCTTGAGGTTCGCGCCGATATGCGCCTTGAGCTGCGGCTCCGTTCCCAGGTTCACGAGAATCGCCATCGTCAAAAGTTCGCGGGTATTCAGGTCGAGCCCCTTGCGGGTGTAGTAATCGCCAAAGCAGTTGCTTGCCAAGAAGTAATTGATGGTCGGCATCCCGTCCTTTCCGTTTTTCGCCATGTCGCGGAAAGTCTGGCCGAACAGCGTTCCCTGCGCGTCGGCACCCGCCTCCAGGCGGGACTGCGCCGTCACCGTCGCACGGTTTTCGTCCACCTTCACGTTCTTCGCCTTGAACACGCTGCGGGCAATTTCCACAGCATCCACCGTCCGCGGGAACCCGGTGTAGGGGGCGCACTGGTAAATCGCCTCGAGAATTTCTTCGGGAGCAAGCCCCTGCGCAAGCGCCGTCGCCACTTCTTCTTGCAAAAGAGCGCCCGACTGCTGCGTCACAAGCGACACCAGGCGAATCAATTCCACCTCGCGCTTCTCCACAAGCGGAGTCGCCGCCGGAACCTCGTTCTGCGTGAAGTTGTCCATCACGGCACGCAGTTCCTTGTCCTGCGAAAGCGCCTTTGCCTCGCCCTGCGGGCAGCAATCACACGCGGCAAGCACCGCACCCATACCAAGCATCGTCATAATCGTCCCTAGTTTCATGGTTTGTTCCTTTTTTATCTACACCTTTAATATAAATAATTGCGCAAGCCCCGCAAAATACCAAGTTTTCATGCTCAGTATGCGCAAAACGCATAGTGAAGCCCGCCAAGGGGATTGTTTCCCCTAAAAAGAAAAGACTGCCAAGAGTTTCCTGGCAATCTTTCTAAAACATTCCGCCCATAAGGCGCAATCAGCCTACTTCACCCACTTGTCGACTTCTTTCTGGGCCTTGTCGCGTTCGTTCTGGGCCACGTGTCCGTAGATGGCGAGGCCGGGAGTCACGTTCGCGCCGGTCACCTTCTTGAGGCGGGCTACACCCGAGAGGCCGCTGCCTTCGTGGGTCACGAACGGGTGAATCGTCTTGCCTTTCAGGTTATACTTCTCGAAGAAGGTGAACATGGGCATGGGCATTTCGCCCCACCACACCGGGTAACCGACGTAAATTTCGTCGAATTCTTCGGGGTTCACGTTCACCGGCTTGATGGCCGGGCGTGCGTCCTGCGCAAGTTCCTTCTTGGCCACATTGATGCAGTCATCGTATTTCTTGGGGTATTCCTTCGCGGGTTCCACGTGCAAAAGCGTGCCGCCCGTCTTTTTCGCAATCATCTCGGCAATGATTTCGGTATTGCCCTTGGAAATGTTCCCGACGCTGTAGTTTTCGTCGGCGCGGGAATAGTAAACGACGAGGATTTTCTTTTCTGCTGCCATAGAGACTCCTAGAAGAAGTGATAAAAGAATCAAGGTGATTTTTTTCATGGAATCCGCCTTTTTCGTTAAAAATTCTTTTGAACCGGTTGCCTTTAATATAAATAATTTCAGGACGGCCGCGTAATGCGTAATTTTTATGCCCAGTATGCGTGTGGCGCATAGTGAGCAAACGGTCGGCGGCAATGAAGGCCCTTAGTCGCCAGGATTCCAGTCCTTGAAATGCTGGATTTCGGCGAGGGTTGAGGTAAAGAAACGCTTTTCCTTGTTGAGACAGCGAATCTTTTTCATGTCGTCTTCGGAAAGCTTGAAGTTAGTTTGCGAACAGGGAGTAAAAAACTGGGCGTTCCCCAGTCAAGGGCCAGGTCGGTACGACAGCTCTTAAATTACACTGAAATCAATGAACTTGTAAAAGCCCGCGTTTTTCGCTGCTTCAAATTCACCTTCGTCAAAGGACTTGTTTGCTAGACCTTCTCTAATGATTTTGATAAAGGTTTCCTTTAGCGGATCAAGATCGTTCTTTATAGTGTTGTAAACAACAAACGAGTCGAGCCCAGCATAATCGTGAACAATCCTGTTGCGCATACCGCGAATTGCCTGAATGTTTTCGCTTGCGATTCCCGCTTTGGCGGCGTCCGAGAGTTTGTTGATGGATTCGCCTATGTTTGCAAGCAAAGTCAAACATGCGTTGAATACCATCTGGTCTTCTTTCTCAAGAAGTTCTTCGGTGGAATGAATATCCCGTGTATATTTTTGAATTTTCAACAGGGATTCGAGCATTCCCAATAAGTGGAAAAGATCGTTCCTGGGGTCATTCGACACGGATGGACTCCTTGCTTGCTCGATACAGGATAATGGGGTTTGCGAACTTCTCTATGACGACATCCACGGACTTGCCAGTTTTTTCGGAAAGTTCCTTTCGCAAGGACAACAGGTCATTGTAGTCCTGGAAATCACGGACTAGCAGGTCGATGTCGTTGGGAGTTGCTGTTCGAACAGACGAACCGAAAACAAAGACATCCTTCAGGCGATACTTCGCAAGAAGTTTGTTTTCACGGAATATCCGTAATATGTTTTCGGCGAACACCATAGTTTTCCCTTATTATTACATTTCCAATATACATTTTTCTGTCCGTTTGTGCAACAAGACTAGTGTGACTTAGGACTGATTTCAGTAATGTTTGCGAATCTACAGAGAAAAATTACCACCGTAACCAATGTCTTATGGGCATTTCCCCGGCCCGATCCTTGAGCCTGCCGAAGGAGAGCAAGGGGGACACCTCCCCCACCTATGCCTTCAAAGCATATCTTTTATACGGAATAAGTATTTTGATTTATGGCGGGATTTGGTTATTTTTAGGGCATGAGGTGGTTCAGTTTCTTGTTCGTTTTCCTGTTCATGGCGTGTTCGAGCGATGCCGCGTCGCAGGCTATGCCGAAGGTATCGAATAAAGGAGATTCGATTGTGCAGAACAGCAAAGGGGCGGCCCCAACGGTCAAGTTGAATTCGGGTTTCGATATGCCAATTCTCGGGCTTGGCACTTGGACTTTGCGCGGCAAGGTGGCTGAAGACGCAGTCTATGTCGCCATCAAGAACGGGTATCGATTGATTGATACGGCAAAATATTACGACAACGAAGAATCCGTGGGTAGGGGTATTCGTCGGGCGATTGACGATGGGCTCGTGAAGCGCGAAGATTTGTTCGTGACATCGAAACTGGTGCCGTGGAGCAACTCCTTGGACGAAGACATCGACGACTCACTCGAAAAGCTGGGGCTCGAATATATTGATTTGATGCTGTTGCACCAGCACGGGAGCGACGCCGAGGACAAGGCGGTTTACAAGGCTATGGAACGCGCGGTGAAGGCGAAGAAGATCCGTTCCATCGGCATATCGAATTACTACACCGAAAAGACGGCGAAGCGCTTTTTTGCCGATTTCGAAATCAAACCTGCCGTGGTGCAAAACGAGAACCATGTGTTTTACCAGAACACGGAATTCAAGGAATACGCAAAACGATACGGCGCTGTGGTGGAATCTTATTACCCGCTGGGCGGGCGCGGCCACACCGAAGACGTCTTGGGGAACAAGGTTGTCGCAAAGATAGCGAAGGCTCACGGGAAATCGGCCGCTCAGGTGGTGTTGCGCTGGCATGTGCAATCGGGCTACATTGCCATTCCGGGCTCCAAGAACCCTGACCACATCGCAGAAAACATATCGATTTT
It encodes:
- a CDS encoding carboxymuconolactone decarboxylase family protein; the protein is MTMLGMGAVLAACDCCPQGEAKALSQDKELRAVMDNFTQNEVPAATPLVEKREVELIRLVSLVTQQSGALLQEEVATALAQGLAPEEILEAIYQCAPYTGFPRTVDAVEIARSVFKAKNVKVDENRATVTAQSRLEAGADAQGTLFGQTFRDMAKNGKDGMPTINYFLASNCFGDYYTRKGLDLNTRELLTMAILVNLGTEPQLKAHIGANLKIRTAEYVEQAIYNCLPYCGYPRTLNALRLLKEAVAEAANATAGAVNASGAKTVPGKDWSVFPVGKPNDAYAKYFVGKSYLDMISKEQVGVGNVTFEPACRNNWHIHHAKKGGGQILIATAGRGYYQEWGKPAVELKPGDVVNIPAGVKHWHGAAPDSWFQHLAIEVPGEGGRNEWLEPVSDEDYGKLK
- a CDS encoding flavodoxin is translated as MAAEKKILVVYYSRADENYSVGNISKGNTEIIAEMIAKKTGGTLLHVEPAKEYPKKYDDCINVAKKELAQDARPAIKPVNVNPEEFDEIYVGYPVWWGEMPMPMFTFFEKYNLKGKTIHPFVTHEGSGLSGVARLKKVTGANVTPGLAIYGHVAQNERDKAQKEVDKWVK
- a CDS encoding aldo/keto reductase: MRWFSFLFVFLFMACSSDAASQAMPKVSNKGDSIVQNSKGAAPTVKLNSGFDMPILGLGTWTLRGKVAEDAVYVAIKNGYRLIDTAKYYDNEESVGRGIRRAIDDGLVKREDLFVTSKLVPWSNSLDEDIDDSLEKLGLEYIDLMLLHQHGSDAEDKAVYKAMERAVKAKKIRSIGISNYYTEKTAKRFFADFEIKPAVVQNENHVFYQNTEFKEYAKRYGAVVESYYPLGGRGHTEDVLGNKVVAKIAKAHGKSAAQVVLRWHVQSGYIAIPGSKNPDHIAENISIFDFELTDDEMKQIASLNTGHRYENW
- a CDS encoding DUF86 domain-containing protein, with amino-acid sequence MLESLLKIQKYTRDIHSTEELLEKEDQMVFNACLTLLANIGESINKLSDAAKAGIASENIQAIRGMRNRIVHDYAGLDSFVVYNTIKNDLDPLKETFIKIIREGLANKSFDEGEFEAAKNAGFYKFIDFSVI
- a CDS encoding nucleotidyltransferase family protein produces the protein MVFAENILRIFRENKLLAKYRLKDVFVFGSSVRTATPNDIDLLVRDFQDYNDLLSLRKELSEKTGKSVDVVIEKFANPIILYRASKESIRVE